A portion of the Microbulbifer agarilyticus genome contains these proteins:
- the rpsD gene encoding 30S ribosomal protein S4: MARYIGPKCKLSRREGTDLQLKSGVRPHDSKCRAETKPGVHGAGRGRLSDYGIQLREKQKVRRIYGVLEKQFRNYYKEAARLKGATGENLLQLLEKRLDNVVYRMGFGSTRAEARQLVSHKAILVNGATVNIPSYSVKEGDVISIREKSKKQMRIQNSVSLAAQRGDVEWIDVNASKLEGTFKRVPERVDLPAEINENLIVELYSK; encoded by the coding sequence ATGGCACGTTATATTGGACCAAAATGTAAGCTTTCCCGTCGGGAAGGTACCGATCTTCAGCTGAAAAGTGGCGTTCGCCCGCACGACTCCAAATGTCGTGCTGAAACCAAGCCGGGTGTTCACGGCGCTGGTCGCGGCCGTCTGTCCGACTACGGTATTCAGCTGCGTGAAAAACAAAAAGTACGCCGTATCTACGGTGTGCTGGAAAAGCAGTTCCGCAACTACTATAAGGAAGCGGCGCGTCTGAAAGGTGCAACCGGTGAGAACCTGCTGCAACTTCTGGAAAAACGCCTGGACAACGTGGTTTACCGCATGGGCTTCGGCTCTACTCGTGCTGAAGCACGACAGCTGGTATCTCACAAGGCGATCCTGGTGAATGGCGCTACCGTAAACATCCCTTCTTACTCTGTTAAAGAAGGCGACGTTATCTCCATTCGCGAGAAGTCCAAGAAGCAGATGCGTATCCAGAACTCCGTTTCCCTCGCTGCACAGCGCGGTGACGTTGAGTGGATAGACGTGAACGCGAGCAAGCTCGAAGGTACCTTCAAGCGTGTTCCGGAGCGCGTAGATCTGCCGGCAGAGATCAATGAAAACCTTATCGTGGAACTCTACTCCAAGTAA
- the rpsK gene encoding 30S ribosomal protein S11 translates to MAKPKTTARKKVKKTVVDGVAHIHASFNNTIVTITDRQGNTLSWATAGGSGFRGSRKSTPFAAQVAAERAGTAAQEYGLKNLDVEVKGPGPGRESAVRALNNCGYKITNITDVTPIPHNGCRPPKKRRV, encoded by the coding sequence ATGGCTAAGCCAAAAACTACTGCTCGCAAAAAGGTCAAAAAGACCGTTGTCGACGGTGTTGCCCACATCCACGCATCGTTCAACAACACGATCGTGACGATCACTGACCGTCAGGGCAATACTCTGAGCTGGGCTACCGCTGGTGGTTCCGGTTTCCGTGGTTCTCGTAAGAGCACCCCATTCGCAGCCCAGGTTGCTGCTGAGCGCGCAGGCACTGCTGCTCAGGAGTATGGCCTGAAAAACCTTGATGTCGAAGTTAAGGGCCCTGGCCCCGGTCGCGAATCTGCTGTTCGCGCACTGAACAACTGCGGCTACAAGATCACCAACATCACCGACGTGACGCCAATCCCGCATAATGGTTGTCGTCCGCCCAAGAAACGTCGCGTGTAA
- the rpsM gene encoding 30S ribosomal protein S13, with translation MARIAGVNVPDHKHAVISLTHIYGVGRTTAKSILAAVGIAESTKLRDLSEDQIETIRGEVAKLTVEGDLRREVSMNIKRLMDLGCFRGLRHRRSLPLRGQRTKTNARTRKGPRKPIRK, from the coding sequence ATGGCACGTATTGCTGGTGTAAACGTACCAGACCACAAGCACGCCGTGATCTCCCTGACCCATATCTATGGTGTCGGACGCACTACGGCCAAGTCTATTCTGGCAGCGGTAGGTATCGCTGAATCCACCAAACTTCGTGATCTGTCCGAAGACCAGATCGAAACCATCCGCGGTGAAGTTGCAAAACTGACCGTTGAAGGTGATCTGCGTCGTGAAGTATCCATGAACATCAAACGTCTGATGGATCTGGGTTGCTTCCGCGGTCTGCGTCACCGTCGCAGCCTGCCGCTTCGCGGTCAGCGCACCAAGACTAACGCTCGTACCCGTAAAGGTCCGCGCAAGCCGATCCGTAAGTAA